In Musa acuminata AAA Group cultivar baxijiao chromosome BXJ2-3, Cavendish_Baxijiao_AAA, whole genome shotgun sequence, the following proteins share a genomic window:
- the LOC103978314 gene encoding rop guanine nucleotide exchange factor 1, with protein MVSLPSDEEEEEEEYASDIQSERCESYSPSADVSESESSGRVGRAAAAAAGASSSFSSSPPLAPARAALLPGVPHLVFWESKLEKREADFSEVEMMKERFAKLLLGEDMSGGGKGVCTALAISNAITNLSATVFGELWRLEPLAPQKKAMWRREMDWLLCVSDSIVELIPSIQEFPGGGTFEVMVSRPRADLHMNLPALKKLDAMLIGILDGFQDTEFWYVDRGILVADEDGSGSCPSSSFGRPSLRQEEKWWLPCPRVPPKGLSEDSRKRLQQCRDCVNQILKASMAINSGVLAEMEIPDAYIETLPKSGKSCLGEIIYNYITAEQFSPDCLLDCLDLSSEHHTLEIANRIEAAIHVWRLKGQRRHSQVKAKTASWKGKVKGFVADTERSQFLAERTEGLFQSLRIRFPGLPQTVVDMNKIQYNKDVGQSILESYSRVMESLAFNIMARIDDLIFVDDATKKCAVAEAVSIFNRGGSGGLPVQKRISPSPFSIQNTPYASPFATPTFCSSTPVIGSPLRLQTLVSKKSTQCPPQEGKIISGDLEKVWSYTGNLSARRDAGDAPERD; from the exons ATGGTGAGCCTGCCGTccgacgaggaggaagaggaggaggagtacGCCTCCGACATACAGAGCGAGCGATGTGAGAGCTATAGCCCCAGCGCTGACGTCAGCGAGTCCGAGTCCTCGGGTCGCGTCGggcgcgccgccgccgccgccgccggggcCTCcagctccttctcctcctccccgcCGCTGGCCCCTGCCAGAGCGGCGCTGTTGCCTGGGGTGCCTCATTTGGTGTTCTGGGAGTCGAAGTTGGAGAAGAGGGAGGCCGATTTCTCTG AAGTGGAGATGATGAAGGAAAGATTTGCCAAGCTTCTGCTCGGCGAAGACATGTCCGGCGGCGGCAAAGGGGTCTGCACGGCGCTTGCCATCTCGAATGCGATAACGAATCTTTCCG CTACTGTGTTCGGAGAGCTTTGGAGATTGGAGCCCCTTGCGCCGCAGAAGAAGGCAATGTGGCGCCGGGAGATGGATTGGTTGCTCTGTGTGAGTGATTCCATCGTGGAGCTCATCCCTTCCATCCAAGAGTTCCCTGGCGGCGGGACCTTCGAGGTGATGGTCTCTCGCCCCCGGGCTGACCTCCACATGAACCTCCCCGCTCTCAAGAAGCTGGACGCCATGCTTATCGGAATACTGGATGGGTTCCAAGACACCGAGTTCTGGTATGTGGATCGGGGGATATTGGTCGCCGATGAGGATGGAAGTGGGTCTTGCCCATCTTCCTCATTTGGTAGGCCGTCATTGCGCCAGGAAGAAAAATGGTGGCTACCATGCCCAAGGGTTCCGCCCAAAGGCCTGTCCGAGGATTCAAGGAAGAGGTTGCAGCAATGTAGGGATTGTGTGAATCAGATACTCAAGGCGTCCATGGCAATCAATAGTGGAGTGCTTGCCGAGATGGAGATCCCTGATGCCTATATTGAAACCTTGCCCAAG AGTGGAAAATCATGCTTGGGTGAGATAATTTACAACTATATAACAGCTGAACAATTCTCACCAGATTGCCTTTTGGATTGCTTGGACCTGTCATCCGAGCATCACACACTAGAAATAGCAAATAGGATTGAGGCAGCAATTCACGTTTGGAGACTGAAAGGCCAAAGAAGACATTCTCAAGTTAAGGCGAAAACGGCATCTTGGAAAGGAAAAGTGAAGGGTTTTGTTGCTGACACCGAAAGGAGTCAATTTCTAGCAGAACGAACAGAGGGTTTGTTCCAGAGCTTGAGAATTCGTTTTCCTGGACTCCCCCAGACAGTTGTAGATATGAACAAGATTCAGTACAACAAG gatgTGGGGCAGTCAATTCTTGAGAGCTATTCCAGAGTTATGGAAAGTTTGGCATTCAATATCATGGCAAGGATCGATGATTTGATCTTTGTGGATGACGCAACAAAAAAATGTGCAGTCGCTGAAGCTGTTTCGATATTCAACCGGGGAGGATCAGGAGGACTTCCAGTTCAGAAAAGGATCTCACCCAGTCCCTTCTCAATTCAGAACACACCTTATGCCTCACCATTTGCAACACCCACCTTTTGCTCTTCAACCCCGGTGATCGGAAGCCCTCTAAGACTGCAAACTTTGGTAAGTAAAAAGAGCACCCAGTGTCCACCACAAGAGGGGAAGATCATCTCTGGTGATCTGGAGAAGGTATGGTCATACACTGGCAACCTGAGCGCCAGAAGAGATGCAGGAGACGCCCCCGAAAGGGACTAA